Proteins encoded within one genomic window of Terriglobus sp. TAA 43:
- a CDS encoding ribonuclease J — protein sequence MGNETLKVIPLGGLGEFGMNCMAIQWKDDIIVIDAGLMFPEDDLLGVDIVVPDITFLLENREKVRGIVLTHGHEDHIGGLPRILSQLNVPVYGTEFTLTYVEGKLEEHKLLDDADLIEMLPGESFVLGPFKISPIRVTHSLVDCVALAIRTPVGTIVHTGDFKIDLSSPDGKPFDLHSFAELGKEGVLLLLQDSTNCDRPGYTPGELAVKPRLDEIFARTEKRLFFSCFSSSIHRIKLAMELAHKHGRKVALIGRSMDNSTEIAMDLGYIDPPQGLLIHSGQIKELPPEQVCVLISGTQGEPMSALSRAAVDNHKHARIEPGDTVLFSSRVIPGNEKPIYNVIDHLYRRKAKVIHDDGKSGLIHVSGHASQEELRLMINLLRPKFFVPVHGDYRHLTQHVEIAVGTGIPEKAMLIEDGEVLELTGTSIEKTGKVASGRILIDSGSTADVVEDIIIRDRRHLSEAGLVLAIITIDKMTGKQAGPPEIVTRGFAVNEEGIMSDARNIIGRTLEESSAEEKRDWILIKEKIRADLKRYIQKNTQRRPMIMPVILEI from the coding sequence ATGGGTAACGAAACACTGAAAGTAATCCCGCTGGGCGGTCTGGGCGAGTTCGGTATGAACTGCATGGCCATCCAGTGGAAGGACGACATCATCGTCATCGACGCCGGCCTGATGTTCCCCGAGGACGACCTCCTCGGCGTTGACATTGTTGTGCCCGACATCACCTTCCTGCTGGAAAACCGCGAAAAGGTCCGCGGCATCGTCCTCACGCACGGCCACGAGGACCACATCGGCGGTCTGCCCCGCATCCTGTCGCAGTTGAACGTGCCCGTCTACGGTACCGAGTTCACGCTGACCTACGTGGAAGGCAAGCTCGAAGAGCACAAGCTGCTGGACGACGCTGACCTAATCGAGATGCTGCCCGGCGAGAGCTTCGTCCTGGGGCCGTTCAAGATTTCGCCCATCCGCGTTACCCATTCGCTGGTGGACTGCGTTGCGCTGGCCATCCGCACGCCCGTAGGCACCATCGTCCATACCGGCGACTTCAAGATCGACCTCAGCTCGCCCGATGGCAAGCCCTTCGATCTGCACTCCTTCGCGGAACTGGGCAAAGAAGGCGTCCTGCTGCTGCTGCAGGACAGCACCAACTGCGACCGCCCCGGCTACACGCCCGGCGAGCTCGCCGTGAAGCCGCGCCTGGACGAAATTTTTGCGCGCACGGAGAAGCGCCTCTTCTTCTCCTGCTTCTCGTCGTCCATCCACCGTATCAAGCTGGCGATGGAGCTGGCGCACAAGCATGGCCGCAAGGTCGCGCTCATCGGCCGTTCCATGGACAATTCCACGGAAATCGCGATGGATCTGGGCTACATCGATCCGCCGCAGGGCCTCCTCATCCACAGCGGCCAGATCAAGGAACTGCCGCCGGAACAGGTCTGCGTTCTCATCAGCGGAACGCAGGGCGAACCCATGTCCGCGCTCAGCCGCGCCGCCGTGGACAACCACAAGCACGCCCGCATTGAACCCGGCGACACAGTGCTGTTCTCCTCGCGCGTCATCCCCGGCAACGAGAAGCCCATCTACAACGTCATCGATCACCTCTACCGCCGCAAGGCGAAGGTCATTCACGACGACGGCAAGAGCGGCCTCATCCACGTCAGCGGTCACGCATCGCAGGAAGAACTCCGCCTGATGATCAACCTGCTGCGTCCCAAGTTCTTCGTGCCCGTCCACGGCGACTACCGCCACCTGACGCAGCACGTCGAAATCGCCGTCGGCACCGGCATCCCCGAAAAGGCGATGTTGATCGAAGATGGCGAAGTCCTCGAACTCACCGGGACGTCCATTGAGAAAACCGGCAAGGTCGCCAGCGGACGCATCCTCATCGACTCCGGCTCCACTGCTGACGTCGTGGAAGACATCATCATCCGCGACCGTCGTCACCTGAGCGAAGCGGGCCTCGTCCTCGCCATCATCACCATCGACAAGATGACGGGCAAGCAGGCTGGACCACCGGAGATTGTGACCCGCGGATTTGCGGTGAACGAAGAAGGCATCATGTCCGACGCCCGCAACATCATCGGCCGCACGCTGGAAGAGAGCAGTGCAGAAGAGAAGCGCGACTGGATCCTGATCAAGGAAAAAATCCGCGCCGACCTGAAGCGCTACATCCAGAAAAACACCCAGCGCCGACCGATGATCATGCCGGTGATTTTGGAGATTTGA
- a CDS encoding sulfatase-like hydrolase/transferase — protein MNFDQGKLSRRKFLRNTAASAAALATAQAAHAAPKPTSKKKPNILWIMSDEHNYAITGAYGNTLIQTPHIDWLAAKGITFDTHYCNSPLCVPSRASLTAGKYASRVDAWGLTSELPDANMPTLPRVLNAAGYKSYLCGKQHYDYTRRYGFIEWGGNFNNNYKTGEGHRDAATHLTQASLSDRFESFHPGDDSSIMNHDQKVTAGTLDFFAQHKDADEPWFLFVGYLAPHFPLTVPQQYFDRYKDKVPMPEIPEGYLDSLPLNYKVQRAGFQELGVPDAVVKQGRECYYGLTNWVDDEIGKVLAALEAHPHIAENTIIVYSSDHGENLGEHGMWWKNNMFETAARVPLIVSYPRRWKGGQRRKGASSHLDLVQTLIEVGGGTAPKDWNGTSMLSWMDNSTHKWKDTAVSEYWAQFTSSGYAMIRQGDWKYVYHCVIDAQHLDEHELYFLPDDPKELHNLASLPEHKQRIANMHKVLVAELGQDPNQIEQRSRKQLAEGYHRTDPKPNPKAGEAG, from the coding sequence TTGAACTTCGACCAAGGCAAACTCTCCCGACGCAAGTTCCTTCGCAACACCGCAGCCAGCGCAGCCGCACTTGCTACGGCACAAGCTGCGCACGCTGCTCCCAAGCCCACGTCAAAGAAGAAGCCGAACATCCTCTGGATCATGTCGGACGAGCACAACTACGCCATCACCGGCGCATACGGCAACACGCTCATCCAGACGCCGCACATCGATTGGCTCGCAGCCAAGGGCATTACGTTCGACACGCATTACTGCAATTCCCCGCTATGCGTACCGTCGCGAGCATCGCTGACGGCGGGTAAGTATGCCTCACGCGTGGATGCGTGGGGACTGACCAGCGAACTGCCTGATGCCAACATGCCAACGCTGCCACGCGTGCTGAATGCCGCTGGCTATAAGAGTTATCTCTGCGGCAAGCAGCATTACGACTACACGCGTCGCTACGGATTCATTGAGTGGGGCGGCAACTTCAACAACAACTACAAGACCGGCGAAGGACATCGCGATGCCGCCACGCATCTGACGCAGGCTTCCCTCTCTGATCGCTTCGAATCGTTCCATCCCGGCGACGATTCCAGCATTATGAATCACGATCAGAAGGTCACCGCGGGCACACTCGATTTCTTCGCGCAGCACAAGGACGCGGACGAGCCGTGGTTCCTCTTCGTTGGCTATCTCGCGCCGCACTTCCCTCTGACCGTGCCGCAGCAATACTTCGATCGTTACAAGGACAAGGTGCCCATGCCGGAGATCCCCGAGGGCTACCTTGATTCGCTACCGCTGAACTACAAGGTGCAACGAGCAGGCTTCCAGGAGCTCGGCGTTCCCGACGCTGTGGTGAAGCAAGGCCGCGAGTGTTATTACGGCCTGACCAACTGGGTGGACGACGAGATTGGCAAAGTACTCGCTGCGCTTGAGGCACATCCGCACATCGCGGAAAACACGATCATCGTCTACAGCAGCGACCACGGCGAAAACCTGGGCGAGCATGGTATGTGGTGGAAGAACAACATGTTTGAAACTGCAGCACGTGTACCGCTCATCGTGAGTTATCCCAGACGCTGGAAGGGTGGCCAACGCCGCAAAGGCGCAAGCTCGCATCTGGACCTGGTGCAGACACTGATTGAAGTGGGCGGCGGCACAGCGCCAAAGGATTGGAACGGCACCTCCATGCTCTCGTGGATGGATAACTCCACGCACAAGTGGAAGGACACAGCCGTCAGTGAGTACTGGGCTCAGTTCACCTCCAGCGGTTATGCCATGATTCGCCAGGGCGACTGGAAATACGTCTACCACTGCGTGATTGACGCGCAGCATCTGGACGAACACGAACTGTACTTCCTTCCCGACGACCCCAAGGAACTGCACAACCTTGCTTCATTGCCCGAACACAAACAACGCATTGCAAACATGCACAAAGTGTTGGTGGCAGAACTCGGACAAGACCCGAATCAGATTGAACAACGCAGTCGCAAGCAGCTTGCCGAGGGCTATCACCGCACCGACCCCAAGCCCAATCCCAAGGCGGGCGAAGCAGGATAG
- a CDS encoding DUF2165 family protein, which translates to MHFTTTVRLAKSVLMAAMAFFFTLVVFNNITDFQSNYQFVHHVLDMDTTFPGNKGMWRALHPVWTHLLFYLGIIAYEGLNMVLCWWAAVAMFWARNATPQVFTQTKTLGVVALTAGILLWLVAFLEVGAEWFLMWQSKIWNGQEAAFRMVAIEGILLIVLLLPEDR; encoded by the coding sequence TTGCATTTCACAACCACTGTCCGTCTTGCTAAATCCGTATTGATGGCGGCCATGGCGTTCTTCTTCACGCTGGTGGTCTTCAATAACATCACTGACTTCCAATCGAATTACCAGTTCGTGCATCACGTGCTGGACATGGACACCACCTTTCCTGGCAACAAAGGCATGTGGCGTGCGCTGCATCCGGTGTGGACGCACTTGCTCTTCTACCTCGGCATCATCGCGTATGAAGGGCTGAACATGGTGCTGTGCTGGTGGGCCGCTGTTGCAATGTTCTGGGCACGCAATGCCACACCGCAGGTCTTCACTCAGACAAAGACCTTGGGTGTCGTAGCGCTTACCGCGGGAATTTTGCTATGGCTGGTAGCGTTTCTGGAAGTGGGTGCAGAGTGGTTCCTGATGTGGCAATCAAAAATATGGAATGGTCAGGAAGCTGCGTTCCGCATGGTCGCCATTGAAGGGATCCTGCTAATCGTCCTTTTGCTACCGGAAGATCGTTAA
- a CDS encoding epoxyqueuosine reductase QueH, which translates to MQERIKLELPVGKSNLLLHSCCAPCSGEVMEAMVESGIRFSLFFYNPNIHPRREYELRKEENVDFCKKMDIPFIDADYDMDNWFARVKGMENEPERGIRCTECFEMRFERTALYAAENGFDIISSSLGISRWKDFNQVTGAGVKAASRYDELQYWEYNWRKGGGASRMIEISKRENFYQQEYCGCAYSLRDTNLVRISNGREPIRMGEKFYGIE; encoded by the coding sequence ATGCAGGAGCGCATCAAACTCGAACTGCCGGTGGGGAAGAGCAATCTTCTTCTGCACTCGTGCTGCGCGCCGTGTTCCGGTGAAGTGATGGAAGCAATGGTCGAATCGGGCATCCGCTTCTCGCTGTTTTTCTACAACCCCAACATCCATCCGCGGCGCGAGTATGAGTTGCGCAAGGAAGAGAATGTCGACTTCTGCAAGAAGATGGATATTCCCTTCATTGATGCCGACTACGACATGGATAACTGGTTCGCGCGCGTGAAGGGTATGGAGAACGAGCCGGAGCGTGGCATTCGCTGTACAGAATGCTTCGAGATGCGTTTTGAACGCACTGCTCTGTACGCGGCTGAGAACGGCTTTGACATCATCAGCAGTTCGCTTGGAATCTCGCGTTGGAAAGACTTTAATCAGGTGACGGGAGCAGGCGTGAAGGCCGCTTCACGCTATGACGAGTTGCAGTACTGGGAGTACAACTGGCGTAAAGGTGGCGGTGCATCGCGCATGATTGAAATCAGCAAGCGTGAAAATTTCTATCAGCAGGAATACTGCGGCTGCGCTTACTCGCTGCGCGATACGAACCTGGTACGCATCTCCAACGGACGCGAGCCGATTCGTATGGGCGAGAAGTTCTACGGCATTGAGTAG
- a CDS encoding threonine/serine dehydratase: MPTEPLITLADIHAARERIAGTCVRTGLYRLDPERMAAAGFDIPLHSEIWLKAENEQPIGSFKLRGAYNKVASLTDEERSRGVITYSSGNHAQGVAYAGRAMGAKAVIVMPESAPINKREATIALGGEVVLVGPASSERKEKAEELVAEHGYVMVPPYDDPYIIAGQATCGLEIAEQAADADLILSPVSGGGLLSGVASGIKLSGSNAKVWGCEPELAGDATESFYKKELIEWPGSKTTRTIADGLRTQSLGERNFQHILKFVDGITTVTEEEILEATRVLLLATDIVPEPSGAVTLAAALFHSDRLPEAKKIVVVVSGGNIDPSLKQELLTAKA; this comes from the coding sequence ATGCCGACAGAGCCGCTGATCACCCTCGCCGACATCCACGCCGCACGCGAACGCATTGCCGGAACCTGTGTCCGCACAGGCCTTTACCGGCTTGATCCCGAACGCATGGCCGCAGCAGGATTCGACATTCCATTGCACAGCGAAATCTGGTTGAAGGCAGAGAACGAGCAGCCCATCGGCAGCTTCAAACTGCGCGGCGCTTACAACAAGGTTGCATCTCTTACCGACGAGGAGCGCAGCCGCGGCGTTATCACGTACAGCAGCGGCAACCACGCGCAGGGTGTGGCCTATGCAGGCCGTGCAATGGGTGCAAAGGCCGTCATCGTCATGCCGGAATCCGCGCCCATCAACAAGCGCGAAGCCACCATTGCTCTAGGTGGTGAAGTCGTCCTCGTCGGCCCTGCCAGCAGCGAGCGCAAAGAGAAGGCCGAGGAACTCGTCGCAGAACATGGCTACGTGATGGTGCCGCCGTACGACGATCCGTACATCATCGCGGGACAAGCCACCTGCGGACTCGAAATCGCCGAACAGGCTGCCGATGCCGACCTGATTCTTTCGCCCGTTAGCGGTGGAGGCCTTCTCAGCGGCGTAGCTTCCGGCATTAAGCTCTCCGGCAGCAACGCGAAGGTCTGGGGATGCGAACCGGAACTGGCTGGTGACGCTACCGAAAGCTTCTACAAGAAAGAACTCATCGAGTGGCCCGGCAGCAAAACTACCCGCACCATTGCCGACGGCCTGCGCACGCAAAGCCTGGGTGAGCGCAACTTCCAGCACATTTTGAAGTTCGTCGATGGCATTACAACCGTCACGGAAGAGGAAATCCTGGAAGCCACGCGCGTCCTGCTGCTGGCCACCGATATCGTTCCGGAACCGAGCGGAGCGGTCACGCTCGCCGCAGCGTTGTTCCACAGCGATCGTCTGCCGGAAGCAAAGAAGATCGTCGTAGTAGTCAGCGGCGGTAACATTGACCCGTCGTTGAAACAAGAACTACTGACCGCCAAAGCATAA
- a CDS encoding undecaprenyl-diphosphate phosphatase → MNAYILSVILGIVEGLTEFLPVSSTAHLRITEALLHIPLADPFWKMYTIVIQLGAILALLLFFLLRIVRYFRTFPQGERGDKTWLTHPISLTLIAFVCTAVPAKLLTKKIGENLENMTVIALALLIGGIIMWAVDFWASRREPSTTHVEDMSLPQAIWIGLCQVLSAVVPGTSRSMSTIAAGQIAGMDRPAALEFSFLLSIPTMIAATGYSLLKAVHPSAKDIAAQGAEALTPLVMGPERWIVLIIGMAVSFVVAYVVVAWFLSWVRTRGFGIFAAYRIIIGAVILYWLHAHPGVLL, encoded by the coding sequence TTGAACGCATACATTCTTTCCGTCATCCTTGGCATCGTCGAAGGCCTTACCGAGTTTCTGCCGGTCAGTTCCACGGCCCATTTACGAATCACCGAAGCACTGCTGCACATCCCGCTGGCCGACCCGTTCTGGAAGATGTACACCATCGTCATCCAGCTGGGAGCCATTCTGGCACTCCTGCTCTTCTTCCTGCTGCGCATCGTGCGTTATTTCCGCACCTTCCCGCAGGGCGAACGCGGCGACAAAACCTGGCTGACGCACCCCATCTCGCTCACGCTCATCGCCTTCGTCTGCACTGCCGTTCCGGCGAAGCTCCTGACGAAGAAGATTGGCGAGAACCTTGAGAACATGACGGTCATCGCGCTGGCGCTGCTCATTGGCGGCATCATCATGTGGGCCGTGGATTTCTGGGCGTCACGTCGCGAACCCTCCACCACGCACGTGGAAGACATGAGTCTGCCGCAGGCAATCTGGATTGGCCTTTGCCAGGTGCTGTCCGCTGTCGTGCCGGGCACGTCGCGCTCCATGAGCACCATCGCCGCGGGTCAGATCGCAGGCATGGATCGCCCTGCCGCACTGGAGTTCTCGTTCCTGCTCTCAATCCCCACCATGATCGCCGCCACTGGCTATTCCCTGCTGAAGGCCGTCCACCCCAGCGCCAAGGACATCGCCGCACAAGGTGCTGAGGCTCTCACGCCGCTCGTAATGGGACCGGAACGCTGGATCGTCCTCATCATTGGCATGGCCGTGTCATTTGTGGTGGCTTATGTGGTGGTGGCGTGGTTCCTGTCATGGGTACGCACACGCGGCTTCGGCATCTTCGCCGCATATCGAATCATCATTGGCGCAGTCATTCTCTACTGGCTCCACGCTCACCCCGGCGTGCTCCTGTAG
- a CDS encoding RNA-binding S4 domain-containing protein → MDSVRLDKWLWAARFFKTRALAVKACELGRIKLRDQPVKPAREIKAGDVLRITNDGGIFTVDVLALSDVRGPAAAAQALYRETEESVAARKKEQEARKMNPWFEMDRSERPTKRDRRDLNRLRGR, encoded by the coding sequence ATGGATTCGGTTCGGCTGGACAAATGGTTGTGGGCGGCGCGCTTCTTCAAAACACGTGCGCTGGCGGTGAAAGCTTGCGAGCTAGGCAGGATTAAGCTGCGCGATCAGCCGGTGAAGCCTGCCCGCGAAATCAAAGCAGGCGACGTGCTCCGCATTACCAACGACGGCGGAATCTTCACAGTGGATGTGCTGGCGCTGAGCGATGTTCGTGGACCAGCCGCGGCGGCACAGGCCCTCTATCGCGAGACGGAAGAAAGTGTAGCCGCCCGGAAGAAAGAACAAGAAGCGCGGAAGATGAACCCGTGGTTTGAGATGGATCGTTCCGAGCGGCCTACGAAACGGGATCGCAGGGATCTGAATCGGCTTCGCGGGCGATAG